A section of the Castanea sativa cultivar Marrone di Chiusa Pesio chromosome 12, ASM4071231v1 genome encodes:
- the LOC142619560 gene encoding putative metal-nicotianamine transporter YSL7 — MGKNEREENGFDPENHNQEEEEEEEEKKQLKEEEHSVERIFENQEVPSWRKQLTLRAFVVSFVLSILFSIIVMKLNLTTGIIPSLNVSAGLLGFFFVKTWTKLLHKSGLLRQPFTRQENTVIQTCVVASSGIAFSGGFGSYLFAMSERIAKQSTDTLDFKKLSLGWIIGFLFIVSFLGLFSVVPLRKVMIIDFKLTYPSGTATAHLINSFHTPQGAKLAKKQVRELGRFFTFSFLWGFFQWFYTAGDNCGFASFPSLGLKAFDNRFYFDFSATYVGVGMICPYIINISVLLGGIISWGLMWPLIEDRKGDWYSADLGSGSFSGIQGYRVFIAIAMILGDGLYNFLKVLSRTLLGLFHQLRYKDMSSELPVADHSSDVSSQSQLSYDDKRRTQLFLKDQIPIMFAIGGYVAIAAISMATLPHIFHQLKWYYILVIYIFAPALAFCNAYGCGLTDWSLASTYGKLAIFIIGAWAGAAHGGVLAGLAACGVMMNIVSTASDLMQDFKTGYLTLASPRSMFVSQIIGTAMGCVISPCVFWLFYKAFNDLGQPGSQYPAPYAVVYRNMVLLGVKGFSSLPKNCLLLCYVFFGAAILINLIKDLVGKKWGRFIPLPMAMAIPFYIGSYFAIDMCVGSLILFVWEKINKAKADALAPAVASGLICGDGIWTLPASILALAGVKPPICMKFLSRGNNAKVDAFLGS, encoded by the exons ATGGGTAAAAATGAGAGGGAGGAGAATGGTTTTGATCCAGAAAATCACAAccaggaggaggaggaggaggaggaggagaagaagcAGCTGAAAGAAGAAGAGCATTCAGTGGAGAGGATATTTGAGAACCAAGAAGTTCCATCATGGAGAAAGCAGCTGACATTGAGAGCCTTTGTGGTGAGCTTTGTGTTGAGCATACTGTTCAGCATCATAGTCATGAAACTCAATCTCACCACGGGTATTATACCTTCTCTCAATGTCTCTGCTGGACTCTTGGGCTTCTTCTTCGTCAAGACTTGGACCAAGTTACTTCACAAATCTGGCCTTTTGAGACAGCCCTTTACAAGGCAAGAAAACACTGTTATCCAGACCTGTGTTGTTGCCTCCTCCGGAATCGCCTTTAGTG GAGGTTTTGGAAGCTACCTCTTTGCAATGAGTGAACGTATAGCCAAACAATCAACAGATACACTTgatttcaaaaaactatctttgggATGGATCATCGGCTTTCTCTTTATAGTTAGCTTTCTTGGACTCTTCTCGGTGGTGCCTCTTCGAAAG GTTATGATAATAGACTTCAAACTGACGTATCCAAGTGGTACTGCAACTGCTCATCTTATCAACAGCTTCCACACACCTCAAGGAGCCAAGCTAGCAAA GAAACAAGTGAGAGAGTTGGGCAGATTTTTCACCTTCAGCTTTTTATGGGGTTTCTTTCAATGGTTCTATACTGCTGGAGATAATTGTGGGTTTGCAAGTTTTCCTTCATTAGGGCTTAAAGCATTTGATAACAG attttattttgatttctcAGCAACATATGTTGGTGTAGGAATGATTTGCCcctatattataaatatatcaGTTCTGCTTGGAGGGATTATTTCTTGGGGTCTGATGTGGCCCCTCATAGAAGATAGAAAAGGTGACTGGTATAGTGCAGACCTCGGCTCAGGCAGCTTCAGTGGTATTCAAGGTTACAGG GTATTTATCGCCATAGCCATGATCCTGGGAGATGGTCTATATAATTTCCTCAAGGTTCTAAGTCGAACCCTCTTAGGTTTGTTTCATCAGCTCCGGTACAAAGATATGAGCTCTGAACTCCCTGTTGCAGACCATTCTTCTGATGTGAGCTCTCAGTCTCAGCTCTCATATGATGACAAGCGACGGACCCAACTCTTTCTCAAAGATCAAATTCCAATAATGTTTGCCATTGGAGGCTATGTTGCTATTGCTGCCATCTCTATGGCCACTCTTCCACATATCTTTCACCAACTCAAATGGTATTACATATTGGTCATCTACATATTCGCACCCGCATTGGCTTTCTGTAATGCATATGGTTGTGGGCTCACTGATTGGTCCCTTGCATCCACATACGGAAAGCTTGCCATCTTTATTATTGGAGCATGGGCGGGTGCCGCACATGGTGGAGTTCTTGCAGGCCTAGCAGCTTGTGGAGTAATGATGAACATTGTCTCGACAGCCTCTGACTTAATGCAGGATTTCAAGACTGGCTACTTGACACTGGCTTCACCCCGCTCTATGTTTGTGAGCCAAATAATTGGCACAGCAATGGGCTGTGTGATTTCCCCTTGTGTGTTCTGGCTATTTTACAAGGCCTTTAATGACCTTGGGCAACCTGGAAGTCAATACCCTGCTCCTTATGCTGTTGTGTACCGCAACATGGTTTTGTTGGGGGTAAAGGGCTTCTCAAGTCTGCCAAAGAATTGCCTTCTACTCTGTTATGTGTTCTTTGGTGCAGCCATTCTGATCAATTTGATTAAAGATTTGGTGGGTAAAAAGTGGGGACGGTTCATTCCACTTCCAATGGCAATGGCAATACCTTTCTATATAGGATCATATTTTGCCATTGATATGTGTGTTGGAAGCTTAATATTGTTCGTGtgggaaaaaataaacaagGCCAAGGCCGATGCTTTGGCACCTGCGGTAGCTTCTGGTTTGATATGTGGGGATGGGATATGGACTTTGCCTGCTTCTATCCTTGCTCTTGCTGGGGTTAAGCCACCAATTTGTATGAAGTTTCTGTCAAGAGGGAATAATGCTAAGGTTGATGCATTCTTAGGATCATAG